In a genomic window of Pangasianodon hypophthalmus isolate fPanHyp1 chromosome 1, fPanHyp1.pri, whole genome shotgun sequence:
- the icn2 gene encoding ictacalcin 2, whose product MSQVEQGMAMLISAFHKYSGKEGDKCTLSKAELKDLLTNELKDIFGKTQDKGALDKIFRDLDANADGVVDFQEYVTLVACITMLCNEFFQKQR is encoded by the exons ATGTCTCAAGTGGAGCAGGGCATGGCAATGCTCATCAGTGCCTTTCATAAATACTCTGGCAAGGAGGGAGACAAATGTACTCTTTCCAAGGCAGAGCTAAAAGATCTGCTAACCAATGAGCTGAAAGACATTTTTGGG AAAACCCAAGACAAGGGAGCACTGGACAAGATTTTTAGGGACCTGGATGCTAATGCTGATGGTGTTGTGGACTTCCAAGAGTATGTCACCCTGGTGGCCTGCATTACCATGCTCTGCAACGAGTTCTTCCAAAAGCAGCGCTAA